A region of the Rhizobium binae genome:
CCATTGCGATTTGCCCGCCAAGCGGCGATGGCTGATTAGTGGACGCAGGTTATTAAGAGAGACTTATATGTGGGTGAGCGAGCAGGCATCAGACATACAGCCCGCTCGCCGTATCTGCAAATTTGCAGTTGTCGGCAATCGTCGCGGTGACAACGCAGCCCGAACTCGGCCATAAGAAGAAGTGAGTTAGTGGTTTCACTGGCAGATGGGACGATCGTCGATGGCAGGCAGGCAATCATTCGAGGATGTTACGGCAGGACTGGAGACCAAGTCCGACAAGATTAGGGCGCTGGCGAGGGCAGGTTACCTTCGCACCGAAATCAGCTCGCTCCTTGCGATTCGGTACCAGCATGTTCGAAAAGTTCTCGCCGATGCGGGGATCTCGGAAGGTCTGAAGAAAGAGGTCCAGCTCGAGCGCGAGCCCGTGTCCATCCAGGTCGAAGAGGATGCAGCGACGACGACAGTCGCACCGACATCATGGGAAGTGCTTCTTCGTGCAGGGTTCCGTTTCCTTGGCGAGTGGACGCCCGGCGAGGATGAGAGCTTCCGTTTGGATGCAGCAGCGCCAACCGATGGCGGAGTTTACTCTTTCGTCGTGGACGACGTCGTCATGTACGTAGGCTTGACGCAACGAGGCCTTAGGCAGCGCCTCGACGGCTACAGGCGGGGCCACGAAAGGCAGAGAACCAACGCTAGGGTCAAGGCGTTGATCCTCGAAGCGCTGTCGGCAGGGAAACGGGTAAAGGTCCTCATCGCGTCGCCGGAGGAAGGATCCTGGAACGGGCTTCCCGTCAATATGTCGGCCGGGCTGGAGGCAGGCTTGATCACTAAGGTTCAGCCGGCATGGAATATCCTCGGGGTCGGCTGACTATCGTCGTAGCCTCGATATTGTCAGCTATCCTTCCGGCGAGCTTACGTCGAAACGTGTGACGTCTCCTGAATGAAATCAAATTGGAAAACATTTCGGGAGACGGTAATCCCAGAAGGCTGCTGGCCATCGCCAATTTCGTGAACAAATTCAAGGATAAAGAAAATGGTGCCGCTTACGTGACTCGAACACGTGACCCCATCATTACGAATGATGTGCTCTACCGACTGAGCTAAAGCGGCACTTTGGCGGCCGAAGCGTGCGGCCTGCGATTTGCATGGCGCTGATACAGGCATTGTCTGAAGATTTCAAGCACCCTGTCATGCCTTTGGCAAAAAAGAGGGAGGGTATGGAAGATCTTCAGAGCGAGAGGCGGGCGCGGGCAGCCTTGTATTCGGCCTCCAGCCGGTCGACGAGATCTGCCACCGGCTCCACCGCCTTGACGGCGCCGATGCCCTGGCCGCTGCCCCATATGTCCTTCCAGGCCTTGGCGCCGCCGGTGGCCTGCTCGAAATCCATCTTCGAGG
Encoded here:
- a CDS encoding GIY-YIG nuclease family protein; protein product: MAGRQSFEDVTAGLETKSDKIRALARAGYLRTEISSLLAIRYQHVRKVLADAGISEGLKKEVQLEREPVSIQVEEDAATTTVAPTSWEVLLRAGFRFLGEWTPGEDESFRLDAAAPTDGGVYSFVVDDVVMYVGLTQRGLRQRLDGYRRGHERQRTNARVKALILEALSAGKRVKVLIASPEEGSWNGLPVNMSAGLEAGLITKVQPAWNILGVG